The nucleotide window CATAATTGCTACAGTATGTCTTCAGTGGGATGGTAATCACTGGAAAGCAATGCTGTCGTCATAAaagttgttgatgttgtgtcttACGATCATTATCACAGAGACTTTGTAAACGGTCTCATTATGTTTCACATGATGTTGTGAATCAGCAGACTGAGGGTGTTTGATTAGCTACAGAAATATGTCATGAAGATAATAAATGGCAGCCTTCCTGAATTTGTATGCCTTTATTTGAAACTATTTGAGAtatttatttctcatgaggtTCTTTGAATGTTTTTGGTTTACTGCACATTTGAAACATTTGAATATTATAGGTTAAAATGCTCAACAAGACTCTTTAAAGGTATGCTAATTATACATAGGGTGAATACTGGTAAAGTGGGACACTTTCTGATCATTTACCTTCTGCACAATTTTTTATTATGATCCAAATGTCTTAGCCCCTCATATGATACCATTTTAAATAGCTTAAgagctgtactgtactatacagaataaaaaagaaagaaacattAAACACAGGATGGATGACTcttcctcaaacacacattgaCCCCAAACCACATTTTTCCAGGCGGTACTGTCAAACTGGGACACCTTTCTTGGCAAACTGGGACACAACTCAAACACATTAAATTCTTATTCAAGTGTAGGCCTAATGACACTATAAAAATATAAACAACAATATAACAATATTAACATCACTTTTTTAAGGGAAAGCAGTTTCACCCCCTCGCCTGCCCGCAATATTTAATTTAGTTTCATTTAtttcatatacatttacatataaAAAGAGAGGAACCTTCATAAACATATCATCTTATAGGCTAACTAATTTCACACAGGTAAAATTTAATTTCTGCTTTTTGTATAGTAGGTTAGTCTACGTGTCAAAACAGCCAGTACAAGTGAATGCCTCCCCATCTTCAATGATGCCATTCTCCTTGCCACACATCTCATGGAACCAGTCCTCGCAAACAATGCACATGATCCAATCCTCTGTCTTCTTGGGATCATTTTCATCAGAAAATTTGGCTTTACAAATGCCCTGGTcatctttcttttttgtttgtttgttttgttttttgttttgtgacCAAAAAAAAGAAGGGAACTAAATTTCCCCCATTAGAATTATTTAAATGGCTGTCCCAGTTTGCCAGTAATACCGTGTCCCAGTTTAACAATACACTATTGGTTGACTGGGACAGTGTCAAAATCGAATTTTTATAGAAAGTCGATGATTAATATTaatgatatttttttttaagtattcACCATTACATCCCATAACAAAATATGTAACAATTACAAACAATCCataagttttttattttttatagccTTAACATTATTTACCTCAGAATGCTATGTCTTTTTACTTACCATCGTGATTCACTGTAATGTTGTTGAATATGATAAGCCACACCCCCCAGAAGTGATGTCATATCCACGTAACCTATATTCTTTTATCGCATACTTGCTTATGATGAGCTCAGTGTTAATTTTTATGAATGGaaacatttacatgtaaataTAACAATTATAAAGCTTAACTGTCCCACTTTACCCATTGTCCCACTTTACCCATTGTCCCACTTTACCAGTATTCACACCTACATTATACAAAATATATGAAAATCCAGTCAGATGGTGAAGTCAGTGATCATCCCAACCTGTATATTGAATATAAAATCGTTACGGTTATTTCTAAATCTAGTCTATTGACATTTCTATGGCAATGGACATGCTTGAAGAATAGATTATTGACAAATACTGTAAAATGAGTCTGGCCTTCAGTTATCTTACCAATAGCCCATGTTCAAGTTGTGTGTAAATAATTAACTATCTGACTTGGAACAATAGTTTCGATTATAAATCATCAGTTGAGTGCTTACGGCTTAGAAAACAAATAGCCTACTGGTCAGACAGAGTTGCGTTCGCTCGTCTCGCCTCTGACATCAATAAGAGGCAAACCCGTCTTTGGTTACACATTTAGATAACGGCGGTTTCCCCAGTTAGTAACGCACTCCGTACGTGTTGTTGTTTTAATACTGTGCGAGCGAACATGTCGAGCAACAAGAATTCAAACACTGGGCTAAAGCGGTCTAGAAACGACACAGGAAACAAAGTTAGCGTTGTGCTTGGCGCTCAATGGGGTGATGAAGGAAAAGGAAAAGTGGTCGACCTTTTGGCCACAGAGTCGGACATTATTTGCAGATGTCAGGTGAGATTCTAAAAACAGGACAACTGACACGTCTTTCTCCTCTAACTTTAGTTTTTCTGTTGCAATGCTCATGTCCACTCAAGGAAAGCTGCTCTTTAAAGCCATGTTTGCATGCCTTTTGAAGCCCATGTCTCCTCATTTCTTCAAAGAAAATTCACCCCACATGAAGCATTTTTAACGTTTTGTTTTGATTGACGCTCAGGCTGTATGAAGTAGGTCTAGTCTCGAGGTGTGTATGGATGTAACTCAACATGCAGCTGTCAGGAGTGTCACAGCCACGGAGGTAACAGTTCGTGTAGTGTCAAGCTCTTCAAAAATATGAGGGACGGTAGTATTACCTTCAACATGCATTCTGCAGCCTGATAAATAGCATGCTTAAAAGTAAAAACACGCAACTGCTGCGTAAATGCAAGGCGCTATAGTCAAATTCTACTTTGAATACTTCTCCAATGTTGGGATATGAGTCATGTCAACATTATTATTAACGAACAGAAATGTGATGACAGCTGTGATCACACAGCCTGTGCGTCGAGTCTGTGTGTTCTCTATATAGTCAAGCTTGACCTTTACCTGACCTAGTATCTGCCCGTATTTTTTGATATTGAAATTATAATTCCCCAAATATCTCATGTCTAGTTCATTTCACTATTATCACAAAAGGTGTTGAATGATGGCAAAGTGGACTAGTCAATCCTTGAATACTGTGATTATTAACAGTACACTAGAAGACTGAAATTGTACTTCAGGTGACAGTTGCTGGACGTAAGGAttagtggcggctgctggtctttcaaaaagGGGAAGCtaattttcggcctacatcatatacattttcagttcactggctagttcacccctacgacactagcctagcctactgtatgaatgaatgaatgaatgaatgaacgaacgatctaacgaaaaaatatttaaacccgaaggaaatgtgggaattaggttaaactgaaacaaggaatgtgatgtataattgtatgaaatgtatgatgaaaattggcaagcaatttcgccaagcaaataccaagaaataggttgcagcagtttgtctttcaactacagttgcaaaatccgcgatgggactgagcttgaatagcttcggtgactttttatagtacaaaatcgctgtcaatcaaaaggagattcagtctttcgacagaccctccaatcatcacgcggaagcccagcgtccaggccagcccactcctccattcaaccccagagacgctgagcgtccagggcgggacataatcgcagcatttatccaatgaccgtatagtttcgaagcactgaaaaaaactgttcaacgcagccccattgaagtccatggaagctgagcttcaacagggaaatgcactgtggcgctacgggaatgtatgagaaggaaatcagtcagtcgacctgctaatatatgtagctgattctgaacgaactcgtcttcgatatgaatgtgttctaacgcatttaaaatgttaacacaatcgtaaatatttgaccattaattttttgaaatgttaggggaagctgagcttcccttgcagtcttaaagaaatcgccactggtaAGGATATTAAATAATTGAGACAATTGGTATTTGTCCAGATTGGTCTAACCGTGGACTAATTGAGCGAGCCAGTGGACAGCTGTGAACACCGCTGTCCCAAGGTCACTCATACAATCTGGGCCTAGTTACCGAAAATTGCATTTCATATAACCCTGTTAAAGTATGTTAGTCAAGCAGGAATTTGGTGAAAATGTATCAACTGCACAATAAACAATGGGGACCAAGTCAAAATAATGagtcaaatttacatttacatttagtcatttagcagacactcttatccagagcgacttacagtaagtacagggacattcccccgaggcaagtagggtgaagtgccttgcccaaggacacaacatcattttgcacggccgggaatcgaactggcaaccttcagattactagcccgattccctaaccgtttagccacctgactcccacattctAAGAGGCTGTGTAGTACCATCTAAAGGTTGGATCTGTGTCTGGaataaatatgaagaagcatagATTCAAAGTAATGGCACATTTATACCTCTGCTTGGATTATTTTTGGATAACATACGTTAAATATTAAGCACTAATAATATTTTTGCACATTAAAAGAATGTACATAATTATATAAATGTGCATTAGGACTAAGCTTTTTCTTTGGCATGCAGAAAGTCATGGGTTGAGGGTGGACATCGTAGTAACAAATGTTATTTGGTTTTCCTGGTGGGCATAAAATAAACACCAAACTTTAATGAGATTAGGAGATCCTTTTAACACCCCCAAACCAAAGACCATCTAGGTTGATCATCCATTTCTCCAAACAACTTAAATGATCTTAAAAGTTCATTAAGTCATGCGTAATTCAACAACAAGGGATGAACGTGAACTCATCACCTCAGAATTCTCTTTTTCCGGTCCTTAGGTGAGCTTATGTCAGCTTCTAGGTCAGATGCCCTTCCCCTGTTGCTTGCCGGCCAGTGTACCCACCACCCAAGACGGGGTCACATTCCTGACAAAGTACAGATACATGAGAAGGGCAGACTGTACTCCAACatacctctacccccctccttcccctaccCCACAGACACATGTATTCCGGGCTTGATAAAGGTGGAGTAGGCATGGGGGGGTGATGACACTGTCCCGATAGCTGTTGCTAAAATAGCACTGGCGTGCAGTCTGATGTGGCTAGACCTATATCCCCAGGCACCCCTGTAATGCTGACGCGTGACCAGCCagccctgcgtgtgtgtttgtgtttctgctctctgactTTGTTGATCATTCTATCACATTCCATGTACAAAATTAGGCATTATCACCTACTGTCCAGACATCCAGTTTTGAAGACTAAGTCCATCATAAAACATACATACTGTGTTATTCAGCATAAAGTATAACGTCTAAATGCAAAATGTAACACACTATGTAATGACATGGTAGTTTAATTCCTAAGTAAACGACCATTGTGACCTCAGTAGACTACCCACATGAGTTGTACATGGATCAAGCTCTTACAACAAAATGAATTAAGTGCCAGCCATCAGCCATACATAATGTGCCTAGGTACCAAGAGCAGGTTCTGGGGCTGGCATCTGCCAGCCCGGCTGTGAGCGATCTGCAGATTTGATGCATGCCCAACAGAAGGGATTAGGCATCTGGTAAGACAGGGCTTTGTTTCAGATGTCACAGGAAACTTGGTTGTGTGGAGGAGACATTGTCACTTATATCCTTAAATGTCTGTAAGCATTGGTCATGACGATAATGACAATACGAGATTAGTAGGAAGCAGTTCATGCATGCGTCAACTTTGTTTCCATTGTGTATCATTTGTTGTGTCACGTCTTTCTGTGACAGGTAGTTGTCAGtaaatgtattgtattgtatgAATGTCTTATTTGTAAATAGTTTGATATGTCATAAATGGGAGTACACGGTATTGTTTATTGACATTTACATCATTAATCAAAGTTTGATTTGGTGGTAGTTAACGTTGATTTAACAAACAAAGCGCTCAAAAGAACTTGGTGGACTCTACCTACAGGGAGGTAACAATGCTGGCCACACAGTGGTGGTGGATGGCACAGAATATGACTTCCATCTTCTCCCCAGTGGGATCATTAACACAAAAGCTACATCCCTGATTGGTAGGTACTCATCTGTGATTGCTTGCACTTTTTACTCTGTGGTGTTTTGTGTAACTGTCATAAACAAATGAGAATGTGCACATAGATGCTCAACAGTGCATTTCAAAGTGCTCTGTGTCCTTGATCACGAAATGGAATGCTTTGTCAATGCTGTCAGTGGCCCAGGCAAAGGCTAGGTTGGAAAAAGCTATAAAGAACATTTTTGCAAACAATGGTCTGGAAAACATGTTTCATTtattagattagattagattatTTTGGTTCTCCTCTGCAGGCAACGGAGTGGTCATTCATCTTCCAGGCTTGTTTGAGGAAGGAgataaaaatgaaaagaaaggTCAGTTGAAATTGAAATATTGAGTTGGTTGTTCATATTGTATTAAACTACTCAATTAAAATAATTACTGAACTTTGAGTGAATTTAGTGGTGGGCATAACTTTATTGTTTTTAAATCTCTGCAGGCCTCACAAACTGGCAGAAGAGATTGGTGATCTCGGACAGGGCGCACATTGGTACGTTTCTCACAGAAAATAGCTGAATTTAGACCAGGGGCAGAGGTCATGCAATGTATTTCAGATAGGTCTCTAAGCATGGCAGACTAAATAGTTTTCTTTGCGTGAGAATTGTTGAACAGATATACAAAACCTTAGTGTTTATtgatttatcacacacacacaactttttaTCAAACCATTCTTATACAATTGGAACAATGAATTAATATACTTCACAGAGTTATAAATATAACACAAATATAACACGCTCGGTATTATTCACACTGCTGCTATATAAATACATCCAGAGGGCTCTTTGACATTCAAGTCCAGCTAGAGTTTGGAGATAAGTTATGGAATATGTTTTACAGCTCTTGTAAACAGTTGTTGCAGGCCTTTCAGTACCATTGGATCACTGTACAGTAACTAGCCAGCCGCACATATCATATAAGGCTCACATGTTTGGCACATGTTACGGAAAAATTTACAGCACTACATTTATGTGTCAGTGTGAAATagcttctcttcctctgtgtccCTCGGTGACAGTGTTCGACTTCCACCAGGAAGTAGACGGGCTACAGGAGATTCAGAGACAAGCTCAGGAAGGAAAAAAGTAAGGACAGCAAATGCTGAAGTTCTGCATTTTCCATGATATAATTCTCATTGCTGAAtaccaatgtttttttttaatctgtaAATGATCTGCTATTCGGAGACAGACATTTTCTAGCCAAGTGAAAAGGTAAAAAACCTCCAGAGCCCTAATTGTTACATGTTCCTTAACTGATCATTTACCCTGTGAAGTATTGGCACAACAAAGAAAGGCATCGGACCCACTTATGCAAGTAAAGCATCTCGTACGGGGCTGCGCATCTGTGACCTACTAGCTGACTTCAAAGACTTCTCTGCCAGGTACGAACCCCTGAACATCCCCTGGAGCCAAAATAACAATGGCAAGTGTTTCTGAGTAATGTAGTCCACTGTACATTGGTTTTAGGTTCAAAATACTTGCCCAGCAGTACCAGTCCATGTTCCCAACGCTGGAGATTGACATTGAGGGACAGCTTAAAAAATTGCGGGTGGGTTtaggtttctgtgtgttttgtatgtgtacAATTAGTAGTTCCAAATGATAGAATTCTGCATAGTCACACACGTGATGATTCTGGAGACAGATGTGTCAACATATCTCCCTTACCTCATGTACCCCATGGCTTTAACCTATAATCTTCTCTGGCACAGGGCTGAACCTATTATAAGCACATGAGAAGCATAGCAACGTATAATTACAATACAGTGGTCTTCTGTAGCTCTGTCTCGCTAAATCTCACCACATCaggcctccactctctccctcgtaCCACAGGAGTATGCTGAGAGGATAAGGCCCATGGTGAGAGATGGTGTCTATTTCATGTACGAAGCTATTCACGGACCACCAAAGACAATCCTGGTGGAGGGGGCAAATGCTGCCCTGCTTGACATTGACTTTGGTAAGGGAATACCCTACTCAGCACTTTTTAAGTGTCTGGAGGACGTTTTCATTGAGTAACATTGTATACCCTAAATTAACAACCAAACAGTCAAACTTAACAGGTATTTAGGATGTAAACATGCATCTCTCAATAGTACATTATATATAACTTCTGCCTCAGTGCTGAACATCTGTTAActctaaaatgaaataaaacataGTCATGGTATCGACAGGTTAAAATAATCTCTAGCTAAGCAAGCCTCAAATAAAATGTCTTTGCTCTCTGGCACCCTCTCATCTGGCTCTCGTTCCGCAGGTACGTACCCATTTGTGACCTCATCAAACTGCACCGTGGGTGGTGTGTGCACCGGGCTGGGCATCCCCCCTCTGAGTATCAGTGACGTGTACGGTGTGGTGAAGGCCTACACTACCCGGGTTGGCATCGGGGCATTCCCCACCGAGCAACTCAATGTAAGTCATCATACCTGGTAAGCCTATAACAAAAACAGGAAGTGTAAGCAACAGTGACCCCATTTTCTTACACTTTCAGACTTTTTTTCTCACATTTTCTCAACGCTAAAACTTTGGGTGAACCCTCGAAAACTTTAGTATGATGCAGCTGTATGGATGCTGtagggtttatgtgtgtgcttttAGTTTTTTTGGCAGTTTCTGTTGCTTTTGTTACCAATATTTCCTTATTTCAAAAAACAGACCAAAACAGCCCATTCCAGGTTTGGGAATAACATCTAAATGGAATGCAGAACAAAACAAAGACATTGGCTGTAACAACCAACAGACAGGTGCAACAAGAACATGATATGGAACCAGCACGTCACAACATTAAACCTCACAACAATATTTTGATCCTACATTCATACACCCTACATGTTGATTATATATGGAACAATTAGGGCTCATTCaatgattcattcattcattcattgagtCATTCATCTATTAATTCATCCACCCTGACAGAAGACATTCCAACATCATTGTGTTGCCTCAGGGCTTCTCAGAGCACCACTCTTGGAATGCGGGACGTTTAGAACAGCGTGACATTGGTCACATGCTCGGCAGTCATAAGAGACATGTTGAGAgggctgggtcaggggtcagcatgATCGCTCAGTTATGTGTCTCGCAGGCTATGCAGTGGTGCATTCTTGTTGCTGATTCAATCAGTTGCCTCAGGTCTGTTACAAATCATCACaattgtgtctctctgtctgcggaTGTCAAGATTGAGGAAAAACAGATTTTGTTAGGTCTTTGCATATTGTTAACCACGAGTTGTCTGTCGGCATCAGTAGAATGTTATCCTGTGCTTTCATCTATTTAAAAACTATGGTGATGTGCATCTCTTAGTAGATGTGCTTGGTTGGTTGCATGTCTGCTAGTCACAGTTCTGAGATCTCCTGTCCACCATACAGGAAGTTGAGATCTACTCCTCTGTCCACCATACAGGAAGTTGGTGAACTGCTGCAGACCCGGGGTCACGAAGTGGGTGTGACAACTGGGAGGAAGCGGCGCTGTGGTTGGCTGGATCTGGTCATCCTGCGCTACGCCAACATGATCAATGGCTTCACTGCGTGAGTGATGCAGCAGGGTCTCCTGCTGTAGGAGATTGAAATACTTCCTTTGTTTGCATCCACATTACTTACATTTTGGGAACTTTGGGAAGCAGTTGCAATTACTAATGTTATTTTTCTATGACCTGGCCAGTAATTAGCAGACCTCATAGTAAACCTACAAAAGGGAACCCAATcgtaaaaaaatattgttttggaATGATAATGCCTTGGCAAGGTCATCTATTCATCAATTGTTGGCAAAAAATACTTTGGTAAACGTCTTACATTGTACTTAACGTGTAATgttgttaaatgtaatgtggaaCGCATGATGAAGATACTCTGTGTTATTCTGCCACCAAGTGGTCATCAGGGGATCTGCCTTCCATACAGCTGTTTCAGTAGCTTGTTTCTGATCGCAGGTTTGCTTTAACCAAACTGGATATCCTTGATGTGCTGGATGAAATTAAAGTGGGTGTGGCTTACAAACTGAATGGCAAAAATATCCCTTATTTCCCAGGTAAGATAAAGTTGATATTTGTTTGAATAGATGGGGTTGGTCCTGTACAAGAAAGAGTTCCGAACTGCCATTTAACATGACAAACATTCAAAATTCAAATAGAGAAGCATCTTGAGAGATGTTGTGAGACCTTATGTTCCCTGACTATACCCTCAGCAAACATGGATGTTCTCcagaaggtggaggtggaaTATGAGAAACTG belongs to Osmerus mordax isolate fOsmMor3 chromosome 8, fOsmMor3.pri, whole genome shotgun sequence and includes:
- the LOC136947810 gene encoding adenylosuccinate synthetase isozyme 1 B, giving the protein MSSNKNSNTGLKRSRNDTGNKVSVVLGAQWGDEGKGKVVDLLATESDIICRCQGGNNAGHTVVVDGTEYDFHLLPSGIINTKATSLIGNGVVIHLPGLFEEGDKNEKKGLTNWQKRLVISDRAHIVFDFHQEVDGLQEIQRQAQEGKNIGTTKKGIGPTYASKASRTGLRICDLLADFKDFSARFKILAQQYQSMFPTLEIDIEGQLKKLREYAERIRPMVRDGVYFMYEAIHGPPKTILVEGANAALLDIDFGTYPFVTSSNCTVGGVCTGLGIPPLSISDVYGVVKAYTTRVGIGAFPTEQLNEVGELLQTRGHEVGVTTGRKRRCGWLDLVILRYANMINGFTAFALTKLDILDVLDEIKVGVAYKLNGKNIPYFPANMDVLQKVEVEYEKLPGWRSDTSGCRKWDDLPSKAQNYIRFVENQVGVPIKWVGVGKSRESMIQMF